The genomic interval GAAATGTTTCTAAACACGCAAAGCAAAacctttttattaaacatttattcaatcaGGACGTTCTCTGGATTGACACCCCTTCCTCATGGAGACATTGAGACACACAAGGCTCAGAAGGAGAAGactttgtgctgctgtgtctCTAAGCCAGGACACTTTGGAAGacattcttaatctcaatgaagCTTTCCTCCATGTTTCACAGAtcacctgtgtttgcaacatgtttcttctaaatccaaaataaatcagacaAACTGTTTTTCGTTCCTTTCACTGAATTTGCATGAATTACTGTGAGAGTAGGTGatagttagctttagcttcgTCTGACTGCATCTAAATGGAGTAACTGCATGGACATTATTCCCACGCCTCTATACAAAAGGTCAAATGTTCACATTCTGAGTGAAAGAACATTGTGTGACtacatgaagtgtttttttttttcattgtgataaattcagattttttccatgtttttattgCGATAACGATCAATCGCTTGGCTCTCGGGTGATTGAGTATTTTGCTTGActgcctttctttctctcactcgTCCTCgctgtttgttctgtttcctCACAGGGGAGTGATGGCGGCGACAGACTGCTACATCGTGCACGAGATCTACAACGGCGAGAACGCGCAGGACCAGTTTGAGTACGAGCTGGAGCAGGCTCTGGAGGCCCAGTATAAATACATTGTTATCGAGCCCACACGCATCGGAGACGAGACGGCTCGATGGATTACCGTGGGCAACTGCCTGCACAAGACGGCCGTGCTGTCAGGCACCGCGTGTCTCATGACGCCCCTTTCGCTGCCCGTCGAATACTCGCGCTACGTGGCGCTGCCCGCCGGCGCCCTCAGCGTGGCCTGCTCCGCCCTCTACGGAATTTCATGGCAGTTTGACCCCTGCTGCAAGTACCAGGTGGAGTACGACAGCCAAAAACTCTCACGGCTGCCCCTGCATACGCTCACCTCCTCGACGCCCGTGGTTTTGGTACGCAGGGATGACATCCACAGAAAGAGACTCCATAACACGATAGCACTGGCTGCCCTGGCGTACTGCGCCAAGAAGATCTACGAACTCTATGCGGTATGAGTGCACTCTGAAGAGGGTTTAAAAACCAAcatattaaaggaaaaaaacaacaaaaaaaacagaacctgTCCGCCCCCAGATGTaagaaaacaggaagtcctGATCAGGCCCAGCAGGTAGCGCCACACGTGCGGTGGGTGCTTCCATTTTGAACTTTGATCAGAGGGATATAGTAAAAACTAGAAGGAATTGTTTGTTCCCTTACGTTTCCTTTACtttttgtgacatcatcagcacaCTTATCTCTGTAGTACCCTTGCGCCTCCCCCAAAGCGCCCTCCACCGGCATACTTGACACACAGCAGGCTAGTGCTCAAGGGTACGGCAGCAGGTCCTCTGGACTGAACGCCATCGGAGTTGAAACGGACGGTCATGTTCTGAGTAtcgagctctctctctctctctctccccctttcccTCGTAGTTTTACTGTACCCCTTCCTCGCTGATCAGTACGTCACCCTTTCATTAAACATTAGGATATTTCAAACTcacttttctgtattttattttgctttttctttttcattaaatGGATTCTACATAATGtccagaaaagaaacaaaaaggctgCGACTTCTTGAGATTGTGTGTCGTTCATGAAGAGTTTCTTGTTTAAAGGAGTGATATTTAAGATTTGATATTTCTGTGACTCGATGTGctcaaaacactaaaacaatCTGAACTCCTGGTATGTTTCAAACGGGCTCCTTATACTTTCAAATCTGGGAAACTCTCCAAGATGTCCCTAAGAGGCTCGTTATGTGACAGATGAAATGTTGTATTAATACCGGTTATGAGATTAGAGAAACTCAATATGGAGTCGAGAGAACGAGagacttgtaaaaataaaatgtaattttgaggTTATGAGTTCGGAGAGTCAAAGTCTTTACGTTACGGGCACTTAAATCTTTTTTGAATGACTTTCCACAAACGTCTGTTTCACTTTGACTGCAGGAAAAGAATCCGATTGAAACCTGTTAAAGAAGTTTTGTCTGTTCATGAAGAGTTTCCCAAAAACTTCCATAAAAaagatccattaaaaaaaaaaaaatctcaaattgattccacctttttattttagtaCGAGGATGACTGTGTTTCAGGAAGTAGTGTGATGACACGTTACACAAGCAGTCAAAAAGTCAGATGAAACTCAAGTGAGCAGGAAATgcttgatttattttggattcaggagaaaGGTTGCAGACAGCTATGGATAAAGCTTAAACTGATTATTTAGTGTAACTTTATCACATATTTTCCTCAATAGTGCTGTCCTAAAATCAAATTGACAAATAGTGATTTGTAAGATTCAAATGTTAAATTTGAAACTCGCTGCATTTGTTTGGAATAACTTCCTGTATTTGTTCATATTGCAGAAAGATATTTATATGGCGCTGTCACAGCCCTCGCACACATTACTGTTTCCTCTCGTCAAACATATTCCTCTGCAGGGTGAGCTGAGATGATAACACAGAAGCAGAGGTTTGCGCTTTGCAGATGGACGACCTGAGACGACTCAACTCTTTGCTGATTTGAGGCCAAAGCCGGCTCATTTTCTGTCAGCTGACTCACAGCTGGCTGCTTACAATCAGTTTCATGGTGGACATGCAGGTCTGGTGATTTAAGGATGCCCCCTGTCATCATCATGAGGATTTATTTAtagaaaggtcagaggtcaagctAACCTGTTCTagtaacttttgttttgttttaggaTGCCTGAAAAGTCTGAAGGTCCCCTAAACTGCTGATAGAAGTTTGACTTTATGTTTGAGAATGAAACTGAAGATTAactttgaaaacattcagacaaaTTATTGTTGATCGAGTTTGGATATATGAATGATTTCCAAAAAACTCACGCCTCTATCGTACTGTTTAAATTAGATCCTGTGTAGTCTTTGAACAGCAGCAACATTTCCCAAATAGTTCTAAATCGATTTGACTGAAAAAGcttattttaatattaataattataactctgtttaattatttatcaaTTAAACTAACTTAACTGTATTAAATCTTGTATCTTAATATATAGAAATGCACGCAAGGGCAGCCTTTGAGGTATGTCAGGCTGATGGTTTCGCAAGACTTCATTTCCCACAATTCCAAGCGAGAAGCGCTGCGGTGGTGCCTTCTTGTGCTACTTCGCTTTCCCCATCTTCCGAGTTGATGAGTCTTCTGATTTGTATGAACGTCAAATCATAACTTTGACAAACATGGATGCTCAAACGGTATACGTTTTTATCTCTCAATTCTCATCACGATATCCGTGGTAACTAACATATT from Labrus mixtus chromosome 20, fLabMix1.1, whole genome shotgun sequence carries:
- the tmem11 gene encoding transmembrane protein 11, mitochondrial isoform X2, with the protein product MAATDCYIVHEIYNGENAQDQFEYELEQALEAQYKYIVIEPTRIGDETARWITVGNCLHKTAVLSGTACLMTPLSLPVEYSRYVALPAGALSVACSALYGISWQFDPCCKYQVEYDSQKLSRLPLHTLTSSTPVVLVRRDDIHRKRLHNTIALAALAYCAKKIYELYAV
- the tmem11 gene encoding transmembrane protein 11, mitochondrial isoform X1 — translated: MASLGRRRGVPVSRERGVMAATDCYIVHEIYNGENAQDQFEYELEQALEAQYKYIVIEPTRIGDETARWITVGNCLHKTAVLSGTACLMTPLSLPVEYSRYVALPAGALSVACSALYGISWQFDPCCKYQVEYDSQKLSRLPLHTLTSSTPVVLVRRDDIHRKRLHNTIALAALAYCAKKIYELYAV